AGGCCAGCAGCGCGCTCGCCGCGAGCCCGAGCCGCCCCGGCGTCCACCGCTCGCGCACCGCCGCCACCGCCCGTCGCAGGCGGGGACCCTCGCCGTGCCGCGTGCGCCACAGCGCGTGGCCCGCGACCAGCAGGGCCCACATCCCCACCGCCGCGGGCAGCCGGCGCCCGACGATCGCCAGGTGGGGGTCGCGCAGCCCGATCCCGACGACGTGGGAGCGCCACAGGGTGACCGCGGCGAAGACGACCACGACGGCCCAGGTGCGCCAGACGTACGCCGGCACCCGTCGCCGCCCGCCCGCACCGGCCGCGGCCACGTCGGGACCGGCGGCAGGCTCAGCCTCGGAGCGACGCAAGGACGTCCCCCTCGCGACGGCGCCGGGGCGTGCGGCCCTGCTCGACGAACCACTCGTGCCCCAGGGCCAGGGCGAACACCGGCCGCGGCAGCCGCACCAGCACGTCGAGCGAGCGCCAGCCGCCCCGCTGCTGGGAGGCGTGGGCCCGCATCCCGGCGCGCTTGGCGTCGAGGTGGTGGCCCACCCGGACCCGGTGGGTGACCTGGCGCGAGGGCGTGAAGACGGCGTCGGTGCCCAGGGGAGCGGAGCTGCCGAGCCGCTGCCGGGCGAGCCGCAGCACCGCCAGCACGGCGCGGAACGCCCGGTCCGGCACGGTCGCCTCGAGCACCACGGGCGTGCCGGCCAGCTGCGCGGCGCGGGTGCCGACGCGGTGCACCTGCACGTGGTCGGGGTGGCCGTAGCCGCCGTGGCGGTCGTAGACCGTCAGCACGTCGGCGCCCTCCTCCACGAGCAGCGCGGCGAGCCGGGTGGCGGCCTCCTCGACGTCGGCGTCGGCGAAGGCGTGGGCGGGCCGGGCGGTGCCCGGGGCGAGGCCGGAGTCGGCGTACGCCAGGGTCTCCACGCGGTGCACGCCCAGCGCCCGCGCGGCCTGCTGCAGCTCGACGGCGCGGGTGCGGCCCAGCACGCCGCCCCGACCGTCCTGCTCGCCGGCCAGGCCGGCCTCGCCGAGCGTGGCGGTCACCAGCACCACCCGGTGGCCCTCGGCGGAGAGCCGGGCCAGGGTCCCGCCGGTGAGCAGCGACTCGTCGTCGGGGTGGGCGTGGAAGGACACGACCGTGCGCGGCCCCGCGGTCCGGTCCGCGCTCACGGCGTGCCCGCCCGGCGGCCGGGGGCGCGCGTCGTACGCCGGTCGGAGCGGGCTTCCTCACCGCTCCGACCGGCAGCTCGGGTGGCGCGGCGCGCGCGGGTCGCGGCGTACGTCGCCTCGTGGCGGGCCAGGGCGGCCTCCCAGGTGTGCGCCGAGGGCGTGGTGCGGTCGTGCTCGGCCATCCGGTGGCGCAGCGCGGGGTCCTCCACCAGCCGCACCAGCGCGTCGACCATCGCGGCGTCGCTGGGCACCAGCAGGCCGTGGCGGCCGTCGACGACGAACTCCGCCAGCCCGGTGCCGGTGCGGCCCACCACGGGCAGGCCGACGCAGCGGGCCTCGAGCGGGGCCAGGCCGAAGGACTCGAGGACGGCGGGGGCGACGTACACGTCCGCCTCGGCGAGCCGCCGCTGCACCTCGCCCGGCGCGAGCCGGCCGGTCACGGTGACGACGTCGTCGAGCCCCAGCCGGGTGGCGCGGGCCTCGACCCGTCGGCGCAGCGGGCCGTCGCCGACCAGGGTGAGGGTGACCGGACGGGTGCTGCGCTCGCACACCTGCGCCACCACGTCGAGCAGCGCCTCGGGCCGCTTGCGGCGGGCGAGCCGCATGGTGCTGACGAGCCGGACCGGCTCGTCGTCCCCGCGCACCGGCGTGGCGGCCCGCGGGGCCACCGAGACGGCGTTGGGCAGCACGGCGACCTCGGTGCCGGCGGGGAGCCGGCGGCGCACCTGCTCGGCCGCGACCTCGCTCACCGCGGTCCAGGTGACCGGCGCGCGTCGCAGGCCGGTGAGGGCGGCGGCCAGGCGGGCGGTCGGGCCGGTGCCGTCCCACAGCGAGTGGACGGTGACGACCGTCGGGATCCCGTCGTGCGCCGCCGCGGCCGCCAGCGGCGCCGCGAAGGTGGAGACCACCGACACGTGGGCGTGGACCAGGTCGACCCGGTCGGGGTGCAGCGTCGGGCCGTCGAGCGCCGAGCGGCGGCGCACCACCCGCACCGGGCCCGGCTCGACGCGCTCCCGGTCGTCCCAGCGGACGCCCGGCCGGTCGCCCCGCGGGCCCGGCCGGCCGCGGTCCCAGCGACCGTCGGCGGTCGTCGGGGTCGAGGTCAGCACGGTCACATCATCACCCGCGTGGGCCTGCCGCTGCGCCAGCGCCCCGACGTGCGTCTCGATCCCGCCGAGCGTGGGCAGGTAGTGGTCGCTCAGGT
This genomic interval from Nocardioides scoriae contains the following:
- a CDS encoding PIG-L family deacetylase, producing the protein MSADRTAGPRTVVSFHAHPDDESLLTGGTLARLSAEGHRVVLVTATLGEAGLAGEQDGRGGVLGRTRAVELQQAARALGVHRVETLAYADSGLAPGTARPAHAFADADVEEAATRLAALLVEEGADVLTVYDRHGGYGHPDHVQVHRVGTRAAQLAGTPVVLEATVPDRAFRAVLAVLRLARQRLGSSAPLGTDAVFTPSRQVTHRVRVGHHLDAKRAGMRAHASQQRGGWRSLDVLVRLPRPVFALALGHEWFVEQGRTPRRRREGDVLASLRG
- a CDS encoding glycosyltransferase family 4 protein, encoding MRVVHLSDHYLPTLGGIETHVGALAQRQAHAGDDVTVLTSTPTTADGRWDRGRPGPRGDRPGVRWDDRERVEPGPVRVVRRRSALDGPTLHPDRVDLVHAHVSVVSTFAAPLAAAAAHDGIPTVVTVHSLWDGTGPTARLAAALTGLRRAPVTWTAVSEVAAEQVRRRLPAGTEVAVLPNAVSVAPRAATPVRGDDEPVRLVSTMRLARRKRPEALLDVVAQVCERSTRPVTLTLVGDGPLRRRVEARATRLGLDDVVTVTGRLAPGEVQRRLAEADVYVAPAVLESFGLAPLEARCVGLPVVGRTGTGLAEFVVDGRHGLLVPSDAAMVDALVRLVEDPALRHRMAEHDRTTPSAHTWEAALARHEATYAATRARRATRAAGRSGEEARSDRRTTRAPGRRAGTP